A window from Spirochaetales bacterium encodes these proteins:
- a CDS encoding rhodanese-like domain-containing protein: MVKTITPESAYKLVLENEGKDDFHILDIRTPAEYDDGHLEDAILLDYYSAAFEEELDKLDKNATWLVYCRTGNRSGKAMSIFERLGFHRVYNMGEGIVGWKRLEYPLVSD, translated from the coding sequence ATGGTTAAGACCATAACACCCGAGTCCGCATATAAACTCGTCCTGGAGAATGAGGGAAAAGATGATTTTCATATTCTCGACATCAGAACTCCGGCAGAATATGATGACGGCCATCTGGAGGACGCCATTCTCCTCGATTATTATTCAGCCGCATTCGAGGAAGAACTCGATAAACTCGATAAAAACGCGACCTGGCTTGTTTATTGCAGAACCGGAAACAGAAGCGGAAAGGCGATGAGTATATTCGAACGGCTGGGTTTTCATCGTGTATACAATATGGGAGAGGGGATCGTCGGCTGGAAACGGCTGGAATATCCCCTCGTCTCGGATTAA
- a CDS encoding J domain-containing protein: protein MEKKRYTLYNGTVMEYRVQRIIETIKASLTRDGRWRLPTDNLIRLLDIDPAEFYRTLYREKDNLPLFDMIDLFTDNDAGNLIALLEEIERLPLIDKKDSRSEYPPLPRRNGSRIEEAFVKAGLFIPHSDRIELMECFISEVNARLSAHSIHHEDFTSMYGVAGDFYRALDMYYAEYFSLGPMIEKACLRFIEKKHLDTTAYATVPAYLYSLFQRHIFDPRGLFLFIEKKLHSFINKNNDSEQDEKPVSDITRAKRILGLESGLITRKRLKKRYVTLMKTYHPDINPEGLEMCKRITSAYSFLRTVIS, encoded by the coding sequence ATGGAAAAAAAACGCTATACCCTGTATAATGGCACCGTAATGGAATACAGGGTTCAACGGATTATCGAAACGATAAAAGCGTCTCTCACGAGGGACGGCAGGTGGCGTCTTCCCACCGACAACCTGATCCGGCTTCTCGATATCGATCCGGCCGAGTTTTACAGAACACTCTACCGTGAAAAGGACAACCTTCCCTTATTCGACATGATAGATTTATTTACGGATAACGATGCGGGAAATCTCATTGCCCTTCTCGAGGAGATCGAACGATTACCGCTCATCGATAAAAAGGACTCCAGAAGCGAATATCCGCCGTTACCCCGCCGTAACGGATCGAGGATCGAAGAAGCCTTTGTAAAGGCCGGACTCTTTATTCCACATTCGGACAGAATCGAACTGATGGAATGTTTTATTTCTGAAGTCAATGCCCGGCTTTCCGCCCATTCGATACACCATGAGGATTTTACATCCATGTACGGCGTCGCAGGAGATTTTTACCGCGCACTCGATATGTATTACGCCGAATATTTCTCTCTCGGGCCGATGATCGAAAAAGCCTGTTTACGTTTTATAGAAAAAAAACACCTCGATACAACCGCATACGCGACCGTCCCGGCATATCTTTATTCGCTGTTTCAACGCCATATTTTCGATCCCCGCGGACTTTTTCTGTTCATCGAAAAAAAACTGCACTCCTTCATAAATAAAAATAACGATTCCGAACAGGATGAAAAACCCGTCTCCGACATCACACGGGCAAAAAGAATACTCGGTCTCGAATCAGGTCTTATAACCCGGAAGCGATTGAAAAAGCGATACGTCACCCTCATGAAAACCTATCATCCAGATATTAATCCGGAAGGACTTGAAATGTGCAAGCGGATTACCTCGGCCTATTCCTTTCTCCGCACGGTCATATCATAA
- a CDS encoding polymer-forming cytoskeletal protein yields MLEVRIKKVEENNIDTILADDIDFTGMVSFNKPLMVKGKINGEIDASGDLYIDEGAEVEAQIKAHIVSAKGKINGNITADAKVELFSTAIVTGDIVTPEIEIESGARFNGNCIMKGSGQGDNYGR; encoded by the coding sequence ATGCTTGAAGTAAGGATAAAAAAGGTCGAGGAAAACAATATCGATACCATTCTGGCCGACGATATCGATTTTACCGGTATGGTGAGTTTCAACAAACCGCTTATGGTAAAAGGCAAGATCAATGGTGAAATCGATGCCAGTGGAGATCTGTATATTGACGAAGGGGCGGAAGTAGAGGCGCAAATCAAGGCACATATCGTTTCCGCAAAAGGGAAAATAAATGGCAATATCACAGCGGATGCGAAGGTGGAGCTCTTTTCCACCGCCATTGTGACCGGTGACATTGTGACCCCCGAGATTGAAATCGAAAGCGGTGCGCGGTTTAACGGGAATTGTATTATGAAGGGAAGCGGACAGGGGGATAATTATGGCCGGTAG
- a CDS encoding tetratricopeptide repeat protein, with the protein MAGRLRRFILVFCFLVPIAALAQEKPDALALYRQQKYAEAEKVCLAELEETPKRLDSYVVLVWALLAQKKYEDAARYTEKALKISRYDKRNIYSAVEAYYYLGDNDKALKYCEEYVSIAVADKNISIIYNYMGEIFIRLGEFNNADIAFSTALHYDNKQADWWARLGYAREMGKNYRAALEAYENALKLNQDHSEAKRGKKSVEQKLAE; encoded by the coding sequence ATGGCCGGTAGATTGCGGAGGTTCATTCTTGTTTTCTGTTTCCTTGTTCCGATAGCCGCGCTTGCGCAGGAGAAACCCGACGCACTCGCTTTGTACAGGCAGCAGAAATATGCCGAGGCGGAAAAGGTATGCCTTGCGGAACTGGAGGAGACGCCAAAACGGCTCGATTCCTATGTCGTTTTAGTGTGGGCGCTTTTAGCCCAGAAAAAATACGAAGATGCGGCCAGATATACGGAAAAGGCACTCAAGATATCACGCTATGACAAGAGAAATATATATAGCGCCGTCGAAGCGTATTATTATCTCGGCGACAACGACAAAGCCCTGAAATATTGTGAAGAATACGTTTCCATTGCCGTTGCGGATAAAAACATAAGTATCATTTATAATTATATGGGAGAGATTTTTATACGGCTGGGCGAGTTCAACAATGCGGATATCGCGTTCTCGACGGCCCTTCACTATGACAACAAGCAGGCGGACTGGTGGGCGCGGCTGGGATACGCGCGCGAGATGGGCAAAAATTACCGGGCGGCACTCGAAGCCTATGAGAACGCGCTGAAACTCAACCAGGACCATTCGGAGGCAAAACGGGGGAAAAAATCGGTTGAACAGAAACTGGCGGAATGA
- the mtaB gene encoding tRNA (N(6)-L-threonylcarbamoyladenosine(37)-C(2))-methylthiotransferase MtaB, protein MKVLLQTLGCKVNQAEGEAIACTLRRRGISLVSAGEEADICVVNTCTVTSKSDQKCRRAIRFSVKENPHALIIITGCYAELDGPYLSRIAENVVVVPQHRKAVLLDMFDRLPVKAFLDASIEEKKAFITGFLETREERSFTACFRFYTDDVLLHSRAFLKVQDGCSYRCTYCRVPLARGPSISLSPQEIIRRIRFLEEKGFREIVCTGINITDYCYGSETLVSLLKRILAEVRSARIRLTSLEPERIDNELADVLSDTRICSHFHLPVQSGSDRILGGMKRRYNAERVRETVRLLRAVKPDCFIGADIIVGFPGEGDEDFALTRELITSCALSALHVFPFSPRKGTEAWLLTHRVKASVVKKRVAELLSLSKILSDTYISGFRGKRVRVILEKSLYNDDNGKVIFQGLSDNYIRLSIAGIPEKEAVRGRLAEAVIEKTGDPVNARFCRMLI, encoded by the coding sequence ATGAAAGTGCTGCTTCAAACACTCGGCTGTAAGGTCAATCAGGCCGAAGGCGAAGCGATTGCCTGTACGCTGCGCCGGCGAGGTATCAGCCTTGTTTCCGCAGGAGAAGAAGCGGACATCTGTGTCGTCAATACCTGTACCGTTACCTCGAAAAGCGACCAGAAATGTCGCAGGGCCATCCGGTTCTCCGTCAAGGAGAATCCCCATGCGCTCATCATCATTACCGGATGTTACGCCGAGCTGGACGGGCCGTATCTTTCCCGCATCGCGGAGAATGTCGTTGTCGTTCCCCAACACCGCAAGGCGGTTCTTCTCGATATGTTCGACCGTCTTCCCGTCAAAGCGTTTCTCGACGCTTCGATTGAAGAAAAAAAAGCATTCATCACCGGGTTCCTTGAAACCCGGGAAGAGCGATCTTTCACCGCGTGTTTCCGGTTTTATACGGACGACGTTCTCCTCCACAGCAGGGCATTTCTCAAGGTCCAGGATGGATGCAGCTATCGATGTACGTATTGCAGGGTCCCGCTTGCAAGGGGCCCTTCGATAAGCCTTTCCCCGCAGGAAATAATCAGACGGATACGTTTCCTCGAGGAAAAGGGATTCAGGGAGATTGTCTGTACGGGAATCAATATCACCGACTACTGTTATGGAAGTGAAACGCTTGTTTCCCTGTTAAAGAGGATTCTCGCTGAAGTCCGCAGCGCCCGTATCAGACTGACGTCCCTCGAACCCGAACGGATCGATAATGAACTTGCGGATGTCCTCTCCGATACCCGTATTTGTTCCCATTTCCATCTTCCCGTACAGTCCGGTTCCGACCGGATACTCGGCGGGATGAAGCGCCGCTACAATGCGGAAAGGGTGAGGGAAACCGTCCGCCTGCTCAGGGCGGTAAAGCCGGATTGTTTTATCGGTGCGGATATAATCGTCGGTTTTCCCGGTGAAGGGGATGAAGATTTCGCGTTGACCCGGGAACTCATTACTTCGTGCGCATTATCCGCCCTGCATGTTTTTCCGTTTTCACCGAGAAAAGGAACGGAAGCCTGGCTTTTAACGCATCGCGTGAAAGCGTCGGTGGTGAAGAAAAGAGTTGCGGAGCTTCTCTCTCTCTCTAAAATCCTTTCGGATACCTATATTTCCGGCTTCAGGGGAAAAAGGGTCCGTGTCATACTTGAAAAAAGCCTTTATAATGATGATAATGGGAAGGTGATATTTCAGGGATTGTCCGACAATTATATACGGCTTTCCATCGCGGGTATTCCGGAAAAAGAGGCGGTAAGGGGCAGGCTCGCCGAGGCGGTTATCGAGAAAACCGGGGACCCGGTGAACGCACGCTTTTGCAGGATGCTGATATGA
- the rlmB gene encoding 23S rRNA (guanosine(2251)-2'-O)-methyltransferase RlmB, whose translation MDRIIFGYHSIEERLEKGAGKACLLYSREKGRCGHIMALAERKGIRVQKVSEDELDRRCERQKHRGLLLIIEGIPEERVEKGSFVAEIDSPHPVVLLLDGITDPHNYGAILRCADQFGVDSVIAPKRKSAHETGVVHVTSAGASAYVRQVVVANLVHAIDLLKKDGFWIYGADAEGVPVYNVDLTGKIGIILGSEGKGMRRLVREACDAIIGIPQRGHINSLNVSVAAGILLYECRRQQGLEKK comes from the coding sequence ATGGATAGAATCATTTTCGGGTATCATTCGATTGAAGAACGGCTTGAAAAAGGGGCGGGGAAGGCATGCCTGCTTTATTCAAGGGAAAAAGGAAGGTGCGGTCATATCATGGCACTGGCGGAACGGAAAGGTATCCGCGTGCAAAAGGTAAGTGAGGATGAACTCGACAGACGATGCGAACGGCAAAAACACCGCGGTCTTCTTTTGATTATAGAAGGTATTCCGGAAGAACGGGTTGAAAAGGGGTCGTTTGTTGCCGAAATCGATTCCCCCCATCCCGTTGTTCTCCTCCTTGACGGGATAACGGATCCTCATAATTACGGGGCCATTCTTCGTTGCGCAGACCAGTTCGGGGTTGACAGTGTGATCGCCCCGAAGCGGAAGTCGGCGCATGAAACGGGTGTAGTTCATGTCACCTCCGCGGGTGCTTCGGCATACGTCCGCCAGGTGGTTGTGGCGAATCTCGTGCATGCAATCGATCTTTTGAAAAAAGACGGATTCTGGATATACGGGGCTGATGCCGAGGGCGTGCCCGTTTATAATGTTGACCTTACCGGAAAAATCGGAATAATCCTTGGAAGCGAGGGAAAGGGGATGAGACGGCTGGTACGGGAAGCATGCGATGCGATTATCGGCATCCCGCAGCGGGGGCATATCAATTCCCTGAATGTATCTGTTGCCGCCGGGATACTCCTTTACGAATGCAGGCGCCAACAGGGCCTTGAAAAAAAATGA
- a CDS encoding radical SAM protein has translation MNIREVTAKTILRKYKTIDSWFISRYGMNLYRGCVHNCIYCDGRSEKYLVEGEFGHDIDVKVNAIELLRRELDPARKRKPFRASYFLMGGGVGDSYQAVERKYRLCRQALSLCLDFSHPVHLLTKSTSVAEDIGLIRKIHEKRGAIVSFSFSTVDEKLGRLLEPGVPSPKERLEVMALVKKEGIPCGMFLLPVVPFVTDTEDLIEASVKKAAEAGADFVIFGPMTMKRGRQGDYFMNTIRSSFPDIPEKYRAVYGNDEWGNPVSSYTDMVHGRVAPIASRYRMPLRIPIGLFDTLLDENDRVIVLLQHIDYLLKIRAQPSSFGYGAYLLSKLTKPFSSIKEEIDNMARLNKRVKQTVFEILRTGSSSLYRRLCHFELPVLRTRKG, from the coding sequence ATGAATATCCGGGAAGTGACCGCAAAAACAATACTGCGGAAATATAAAACAATCGATTCCTGGTTCATTTCACGTTACGGAATGAACCTCTACCGTGGGTGCGTTCATAATTGCATCTATTGTGACGGCAGAAGTGAAAAATACCTCGTCGAGGGCGAGTTCGGACACGATATCGATGTCAAGGTGAATGCGATCGAATTATTGCGCCGCGAACTCGATCCCGCGCGAAAACGAAAACCCTTCAGAGCTTCTTATTTTCTTATGGGGGGCGGGGTGGGGGACAGTTACCAGGCGGTCGAGAGAAAATACCGGCTTTGCCGGCAGGCCCTCTCCCTCTGCCTTGACTTTTCCCACCCGGTGCATCTTTTGACAAAATCCACGTCCGTGGCGGAAGATATCGGACTCATTAGAAAAATACATGAAAAGCGCGGTGCGATCGTGTCCTTCAGTTTTTCAACTGTCGATGAAAAACTCGGCCGGCTCCTGGAACCCGGCGTTCCTTCTCCGAAAGAACGGCTCGAGGTGATGGCCCTGGTGAAAAAGGAAGGCATCCCGTGCGGCATGTTCCTGCTTCCCGTCGTTCCTTTTGTCACCGATACGGAAGACCTGATCGAAGCGTCCGTAAAAAAAGCCGCCGAAGCCGGGGCCGACTTTGTTATTTTCGGTCCGATGACCATGAAAAGGGGGCGGCAGGGGGATTATTTCATGAACACGATCCGGTCGTCGTTTCCGGACATACCGGAGAAATACCGCGCTGTCTACGGAAACGATGAATGGGGAAATCCGGTATCCTCGTATACCGATATGGTTCATGGACGGGTTGCCCCGATCGCATCGCGATACCGTATGCCGCTGCGCATTCCCATCGGACTTTTTGATACGCTGCTCGATGAAAACGACAGGGTAATCGTGCTGCTGCAACATATCGATTATCTTCTCAAAATACGGGCTCAACCTTCTTCATTCGGTTATGGGGCCTACCTTCTTTCAAAACTCACGAAGCCGTTTTCGTCAATAAAAGAAGAGATCGATAATATGGCCCGGCTGAATAAACGCGTTAAACAAACGGTTTTCGAAATTCTTCGAACGGGTTCCTCGTCACTCTACCGCCGGTTATGTCATTTTGAATTGCCCGTCTTGAGAACGCGAAAAGGATGA
- a CDS encoding chorismate-binding protein codes for MSTTVPLKQGLLKIIPGERFTPFSLALKLQAKVILESASFHKGRERWSILLLNEAFRVFETKQGIYIDRDGKRFMIKTPARDILDVLLYIANQHETTDYDFPVPSGGIGYITYESASKFDTIRLIDKPDRIGIPDAFFIVGNVYLIFDHYTDSIFLLGLNYNEKKIDLEATLASIEKRINDLDFNFMTSSPGTYNAEVMEVKGERDRFLQGVMEVRKHIICGNIIQGVLSRRVYIKTGLPAIEAYRNLRALNPSPYLFCLDFDAFQIFGSSPEVHVKVKNKKVEIRPIAGTRKRGKNEEEEIALQKDLLSDEKELAEHLMLVDLARNDIGRVCMPGSVELTESMVIEKYSHVMHIVSQVEGILEKDKTGADALRATFPAGTVSGAPKIKAIEIIDSLEPEKRSFYAGIVGWLEPGGDLNSCITIRSAFKRKDLLVLQAGAGIVYDSVPEKEYEETSNKLRALGKAVGVEV; via the coding sequence TTGAGTACGACAGTACCATTAAAACAGGGCCTTCTCAAAATTATCCCCGGTGAACGATTTACGCCCTTCTCCCTTGCATTGAAACTCCAGGCAAAAGTCATTCTGGAATCAGCTTCCTTTCACAAAGGGCGCGAGCGATGGTCCATCCTTCTGCTGAACGAGGCCTTCCGGGTATTCGAAACAAAACAGGGTATTTATATCGACCGTGACGGCAAGCGTTTTATGATCAAAACCCCGGCCCGCGATATTCTCGATGTCCTTCTTTATATCGCCAACCAGCATGAAACCACCGACTACGATTTTCCGGTTCCTTCGGGGGGAATCGGATATATTACCTATGAGAGCGCGTCGAAATTCGATACCATCCGCCTCATCGACAAACCGGACCGGATCGGTATTCCGGACGCTTTTTTTATCGTCGGCAACGTGTACCTTATTTTCGACCACTATACCGACTCGATTTTTCTTCTGGGACTCAATTATAATGAAAAAAAGATCGATCTCGAAGCGACACTTGCGTCAATTGAAAAACGGATAAATGATCTCGATTTCAATTTCATGACCTCATCGCCCGGTACCTATAATGCGGAGGTTATGGAAGTCAAAGGCGAGCGGGACAGGTTTCTCCAGGGCGTTATGGAGGTGAGAAAACATATCATCTGCGGCAATATTATCCAGGGGGTGCTCTCGAGGCGGGTATATATAAAAACCGGACTTCCCGCGATCGAAGCGTATAGGAATCTCCGGGCACTCAATCCGTCGCCGTATCTTTTTTGTCTTGATTTTGACGCCTTCCAGATTTTCGGTTCTTCACCCGAGGTTCATGTGAAAGTGAAGAATAAAAAGGTGGAGATCCGGCCCATCGCCGGGACGAGAAAACGGGGGAAAAACGAGGAAGAGGAGATCGCTTTGCAAAAGGATCTGCTTTCGGATGAAAAGGAACTCGCCGAACACCTCATGCTCGTCGATCTTGCCCGAAACGACATCGGGCGGGTTTGTATGCCGGGAAGCGTCGAATTGACTGAAAGTATGGTGATAGAAAAATATTCCCACGTGATGCATATCGTTTCGCAGGTGGAAGGAATCCTCGAAAAGGACAAAACGGGGGCGGACGCGCTGCGGGCGACATTTCCGGCAGGGACCGTGTCCGGTGCCCCGAAGATAAAGGCCATCGAGATTATCGATTCCCTGGAACCGGAAAAACGGTCTTTTTACGCCGGTATCGTCGGCTGGCTCGAACCCGGCGGCGATCTCAATTCGTGCATTACCATACGGAGTGCGTTCAAGAGAAAGGATCTTCTCGTCCTCCAGGCAGGGGCGGGAATCGTGTACGATTCGGTACCGGAGAAAGAGTACGAGGAAACTTCGAACAAATTGCGGGCACTCGGGAAAGCGGTAGGAGTAGAGGTGTGA
- a CDS encoding bifunctional anthranilate synthase component II/anthranilate phosphoribosyltransferase: protein MFVLIDNYDSFTYNLFQYITEITEKEVKVFRNDAVKDMKDIERLKPEAIIISPGPGRPEEAGISIPVVKHFAGKVPILGVCLGHQVIGVAFGAKIKQARRIVHGKVENIMLDGKGLFRQVPSPARFTRYHSLSVREDTLPESLEITAFANDGEIMGLRHKKYTIEGIQFHPESIGSEFGKRILKNFLNYKREAFDTRGCLARLIEGQSMSFQEAEGFMDEVTDGNFSDIQLSGFLVAINAKGPSPEEIAGCASILRKKRKVLDVPFPVLDTCGTGGDELGTFNISSLAAIVSAACGAHVAKHGNRAVSSKSGSADYYKELGINIELQPDAAKILIEKTGFTFLFAPLYHKAMKYAGPVRRELRLKTIFNLIGPLSNPACAQYQLIGVYSSDLCLPVARAARLLGVKRIMVVHGLDGMDEISVSSPTKVVEITESGDEKQYIFDPRDIGLTIYRSEELKGGDSSVNAQITGELLTGVRLEAVRDAVLLNSGAALYIAGITDSIKAGYDRAMKALVEGKVREKLSRIVETSQSL from the coding sequence ATGTTTGTATTGATCGATAATTACGATTCGTTTACCTATAATCTTTTTCAGTATATCACCGAGATCACGGAAAAAGAAGTTAAGGTGTTTCGAAACGATGCGGTCAAGGATATGAAGGACATCGAGCGGCTCAAGCCGGAGGCGATCATTATTTCACCCGGCCCGGGAAGGCCTGAGGAAGCCGGTATTTCGATTCCGGTTGTCAAACACTTTGCCGGCAAGGTACCCATCCTGGGAGTGTGTCTCGGACATCAGGTAATCGGCGTCGCCTTCGGTGCCAAGATAAAGCAGGCGCGGCGGATCGTCCACGGTAAGGTCGAAAATATCATGCTCGACGGAAAGGGTCTTTTCAGGCAGGTCCCATCTCCTGCACGTTTCACCCGTTACCATTCGCTTTCCGTACGGGAGGACACACTGCCTGAATCTCTTGAAATTACCGCCTTCGCGAATGACGGTGAGATTATGGGACTTCGCCACAAGAAATATACGATCGAAGGAATACAATTCCATCCGGAATCGATCGGCAGCGAATTCGGCAAACGCATTCTCAAAAATTTTCTCAACTACAAGCGGGAGGCCTTTGATACGAGGGGTTGTCTGGCACGTCTCATCGAAGGTCAGAGTATGAGTTTCCAGGAAGCTGAAGGATTTATGGATGAAGTGACCGACGGTAATTTTTCCGATATCCAGCTTTCCGGATTTCTCGTGGCCATCAACGCAAAAGGGCCCAGTCCGGAAGAGATAGCGGGGTGCGCGTCGATTCTCAGAAAGAAACGAAAAGTGCTGGATGTCCCGTTTCCGGTTCTCGATACCTGCGGGACGGGGGGGGACGAACTGGGGACGTTCAATATATCCTCGCTCGCCGCGATCGTTTCGGCCGCCTGCGGGGCCCATGTCGCAAAACACGGCAACCGTGCGGTCAGCAGTAAAAGCGGGAGTGCCGATTATTACAAGGAACTGGGAATCAATATCGAATTACAGCCCGATGCCGCAAAAATATTGATCGAAAAGACCGGTTTCACTTTTCTTTTTGCGCCCCTCTACCATAAAGCGATGAAATATGCCGGGCCGGTAAGGCGTGAACTGCGGCTCAAGACAATCTTCAATCTTATCGGTCCGCTTTCGAATCCGGCGTGCGCCCAGTACCAGTTGATCGGTGTCTATTCAAGCGATCTCTGCCTGCCGGTGGCACGGGCTGCCAGGTTACTTGGCGTCAAGCGGATCATGGTTGTCCATGGCCTTGACGGGATGGACGAGATATCGGTCTCTTCTCCCACAAAGGTGGTCGAGATAACCGAGTCCGGCGATGAAAAACAGTATATTTTCGACCCGAGGGATATCGGTCTCACAATATACCGGTCCGAAGAATTGAAAGGCGGAGATTCGAGTGTCAATGCGCAGATTACCGGCGAACTTCTTACCGGTGTGAGGCTCGAGGCGGTACGGGACGCGGTTCTTCTCAACAGCGGGGCCGCCCTGTATATCGCGGGTATTACCGATTCGATAAAAGCTGGGTATGACAGGGCGATGAAGGCGCTTGTGGAAGGGAAGGTCAGGGAAAAACTGAGCCGGATTGTTGAAACGAGTCAGTCATTGTAG
- a CDS encoding bifunctional indole-3-glycerol phosphate synthase/phosphoribosylanthranilate isomerase — translation MDILTEIVEKRKNMVTQTGFTMGEDVPEEREVPVVPFVRDPLLVCEIKRKSPSKGDISLRLDAAGQAEQYYRKGIRSVSVLTEPNYFAGSLSDLIRVKRTFPDLAVLRKDFLFSKEDVEVSYRAGADAVLLIAAILDEDALETMYRKAKGLGMEVLLEVHDENDITKAAGVRPVLTGINARDLTTFTIDLTIPLRLKPHITWPTSLIFESGILREEDAALPLSSGFRGLLIGEAVVKNSGLIDEILSLFPGTSRRFWTRLYGARPPYVKICGITREDDAYHAADAGADILGFVFAPSPRMAEPALLEKIGNCDILKVAVVVTDRGSRELDGRVRGLLERGLLDAVQFHGDERPDECYTMAFPYYKALRIRDADDCKRISDYRCPRVLIDAFSSAARGGTGKQIPHDLIGEVQKAGPLWLAGGMGPETISEIMQRFTPELVDASSRLESAPGEKDPDKVNAFIDAVKKVHQSR, via the coding sequence ATGGATATATTGACGGAAATTGTCGAAAAACGAAAAAATATGGTAACACAGACAGGCTTCACGATGGGGGAAGACGTTCCGGAAGAAAGGGAGGTGCCCGTCGTCCCTTTTGTCCGCGATCCGCTGCTTGTCTGTGAAATAAAGCGGAAGTCGCCTTCAAAAGGAGATATTTCACTCCGTCTCGACGCCGCCGGACAGGCCGAACAATATTATCGTAAGGGAATCAGGTCCGTTTCCGTTCTCACCGAACCCAATTATTTTGCCGGTTCACTTTCCGATCTTATCCGGGTTAAGCGGACATTTCCCGATCTCGCCGTGCTTCGAAAGGATTTTCTCTTTTCGAAAGAGGATGTCGAGGTCAGCTACCGCGCGGGCGCGGATGCCGTGCTTCTTATCGCCGCCATTTTAGATGAGGATGCCCTCGAAACGATGTACCGGAAAGCCAAAGGGTTGGGGATGGAGGTGCTTTTGGAGGTTCACGACGAAAACGATATCACGAAAGCGGCGGGCGTCAGGCCCGTGCTTACCGGGATCAATGCACGGGACCTGACCACCTTTACCATCGATCTCACCATTCCCTTACGGCTGAAACCTCATATTACATGGCCGACCTCGCTGATCTTCGAATCCGGTATTCTACGGGAAGAGGATGCCGCGCTTCCGCTTTCCTCCGGTTTCCGCGGCCTGTTGATCGGTGAGGCGGTCGTGAAAAATTCCGGACTCATCGATGAAATTTTAAGTCTTTTCCCGGGAACATCGCGTCGCTTCTGGACCCGTTTGTACGGCGCGCGGCCGCCGTACGTGAAGATCTGCGGCATCACCCGTGAAGACGACGCGTACCACGCGGCGGATGCCGGGGCGGATATCCTCGGCTTTGTGTTTGCGCCCTCCCCCAGAATGGCGGAACCGGCGCTGCTCGAAAAAATCGGGAATTGTGATATTTTGAAGGTGGCCGTTGTCGTCACCGACCGGGGAAGCCGCGAACTCGACGGCCGGGTTCGCGGCCTTCTGGAAAGGGGGCTTCTTGATGCCGTGCAGTTTCACGGGGACGAACGGCCAGATGAGTGTTATACCATGGCCTTCCCGTACTATAAGGCCCTCAGGATACGGGATGCAGATGATTGTAAACGGATTTCGGACTATCGATGTCCGCGGGTACTTATCGACGCTTTTTCATCTGCCGCAAGGGGCGGTACCGGAAAACAGATTCCCCATGACCTTATCGGGGAGGTGCAAAAGGCGGGACCTCTCTGGCTTGCGGGCGGCATGGGGCCGGAAACGATTTCAGAAATTATGCAGCGGTTTACTCCCGAACTTGTCGACGCGTCGAGCAGACTCGAAAGCGCACCGGGAGAAAAAGATCCGGATAAGGTCAATGCCTTCATCGATGCGGTAAAAAAAGTGCATCAAAGCCGGTGA